In Nomia melanderi isolate GNS246 chromosome 4, iyNomMela1, whole genome shotgun sequence, the following are encoded in one genomic region:
- the LOC116435019 gene encoding superkiller complex protein 3 produces the protein MSNEIKVLLKEARQLFKENEYSSVIKKCKKILNIEKNNYGALILLAAAMKNFEEYNSQVPLVLEKAIKIEPYNPLAWQGLIAYHDKNLNDDECRNKLVSCYCKLLQIDSNFKFSHNINKILEVCLQITDNAMLKESIKNLCDLREILDSEQTKLFNVKFAQILIHHSNNLNEYQDVLENVLLSVARDVDTINPQYYIEKYLEILHDKGELDTLLKGAINMHQQFPEATLPLEYICRAYYEQNVLGNNHYDDINIMQYYENLINLNNESVEAKIAQIVYLRKTDDLIKARQLLKNLLTTKPNLLYGWITLSEISFKLYCWEDTENAMRQALKLSNHKIKDESLYKMELILIESMSRSNSKQKWKTALEMCKNHLDKRPSLQVELLYARIHVLMDQPCVSDKLNYLESQNETKVQATILRALYLKQHKKFDEAIDILDSALEMSEAWLLLGTIYYEMEQYKHSLMAFLNGVTTDQYNWKCLVYLGRYYREHSNDLERSRRCYLTALQINPNSEEAGIGLSTVYRLLKNHDANKQLLQQLTMKGSGPKWAWFQLGKQYLDQEDAEQAIKAFQRVIRADPNDTHNWEALGDAYFIRGAHTSALRSYKRALELCPTSLYSLTRVANIKLILEQYNEAKEGFEEILLNEPRYVPALKGLAEVTLALAKENKVKQFLGRVNYFLQEAMNNLSLAIIERNDMSCLWKLLGDVCYRATLIPEKYSYLNVPSKLLKIDENEGVVCLKRRDLFLLSTRCYCCALSISPQSASLWHDLASCYLTQLHTDPSVDHKTLASKCLAVSKHAVKLCPSTWLHWNLLGVVCMSPYVRNYALAQHAYVMAIDRELNNAVVWCNLGTLYLHIGDLYKANEAYSQAQRADPAYINSWIGQAIIAETMGRKEAIDLFRHSTQLGFHKEASLGYAHWVLTVLLNTDIEKDTTYKYIIENMHAVFVASDVMNWYLEYYPEDHYARNAYGLLLERQKLYRSSAKEFAVAIHTNAADEKDMACLNLGRVLIQLDKYSEAIKLFRAIRKADYNSQCHLALAFYKAGRYEESYSAYETALDSFANSETEKAYTLCAMAAIAYTFQGVHDAKTLLFQCIQIQPPVVSSYLAAASLGILHGDLNLTTLILNELKSYENDRDYGPHVANLTAYFHLMTNNVKGAVTTLSKAIFKYPDDIRYWIRLLRLLLEIDTQSFNGCAQKALFLSKNVVNTNVVHLACASSFNYFAQTSLSDSIRSIQKVLFAYPDCIESWATFIVACLPRSANKDIICNAQWLSEFISITQKTYNCTSSMTKWLEDSQRKLKQYIELKEFS, from the exons atgtcgaatgaaataaaagtattgCTGAAAGAAGCTCGACAACTATTCAAAGAGAATGAATATTCAAGcgtgattaaaaaatgtaagaaaatactaaacatcgagaaaaataattatgGCGCACTTATTTTATTAGCTGCCgcaatgaaaaattttgaagaatataattCACAAGTACCTTTAGTCCTTGAAAAGGCAATAAAAATTGAACCATACAATCCATTAGCTTGGCAAGGTTTGATAGCTTATCATgacaaaaatttaaatgacgATGAATGTCGTAATAAATTAGTATCATGTTATTGCAAGCTATTACAAATAGAtag TAACTTTAAGTTCtctcataatataaataaaatactagaaGTTTGTTTACAAATAACAGACAATGCAATGCTtaaagaaagtataaaaaatttatgtgaTTTGCGAGAGATATTAGATTCTGaacaaacaaaattgtttaatgtGAAATTTGCACAAATACTGATACATCATTCTAATAACTTAAACGAGTACCAAGATGTGTTAGAAAATGTTCTTCTATCTGTTGCTCGTGATGTTGATACTATTAATCCACAATAttatattgagaaatatttagaGATACTACATGATAAAGGTGAATTAGATACTTTATTGAAAGGAGCCATAAACATGCATCAACAGTTTCCTGAAGCTACTTTGCCATTGG aatatatatgtCGTGCTTATTACGAGCAAAATGTTTTGGGCAATAACCATTATGACGATattaatataatgcaatattatGAAAATCTCATAAACCTAAATAATGAATCAGTTGAAGCGAAAATTGCTCAAATagtatatttaagaaaaacagATGATCTAATTAAAGCACGACAGTTATTAAAAAATCTACTTACAACGAAACCAAATTTGTTATATGGTTGGATTACATTAAGTGAAATAAGTTTTAAATTATACTGTTGGGAAGACACGGAAAATGCTATGAGACAGGCTTTAAAACTTTCAaaccataaaataaaagatgAATCATTATATAAAATGGAATTGATATTGATTGAGTCAATGAGCAGAAGTAATAGCAAACAGAAATGGAAAACTGCTTTAGAAATGTGCAAGAAt CATTTAGACAAACGTCCTTCGTTGCAAGTGGAATTACTTTATGCACGTATTCATGTATTAATGGATCAGCCTTGTGTAtcagataaattaaattatttggaatctcaaaatgaaacaaaagttCAAGCTACTATCTTAAGGGCATTGTATTTGAAACAACACAAAAAATTCGATGAAGCAATAGATATTCTGGATTCAGCTTTAGAAATGTCAGAAGCTTGGTTGCTTCTTGGCACTATATATTATGAAATGGAACAGTACAAGCACAGTCTAATGGCATTTTTAAATGGTGTTACTACAGATCAATATAATTGGAAGTGCTTAGTTTATTTGGGACGTTACTATCGTGAGCATTCTAATGATTTAGAACGTTCAAGGAGATGTTATCTGACTGCTTTACAAATTAATCCTAATTCTGAAGAAGCTGGTATTGGTTTAAGTACTGTATACAGACTTCTAAAAAACCAT GATGCTAACAAGCAGTTATTACAACAATTAACTATGAAAGGCAGTGGACCTAAGTGGGCATGGTTCCAACTTGGAAAACAATATCTTGATCAAGAAGATGCAGAACAAGCGATTAAAGCATTTCAACGTGTTATTCGAGCTGATCCTAACGATac CCATAATTGGGAAGCATTAGGAGATGCTTACTTTATTCGGGGTGCTCATACATCAGCGTTGAGATCTTATAAGAGAGCATTAGAACTGTGTCCTACCTCATTGTACTCATTGACACGAgttgcaaatattaaatta ATTCTGGAACAATATAATGAAGCAAAAGAGGGTTTTgaggaaatattattgaatgaaCCACGATATGTTCCTGCTTTGAAAGGATTGGCTGAAGTCACTTTAGCTTTAGCAAAAGAAAATAAGGTTAAACAATTTTTGGgacgtgttaattattttcttcaagaagcaatgaataatttatcgttagcTATTATCGAACGTAACGATATGTCTTGTCTTTGGAAGTTGCTTGGCGATGTATGTTATAGAGCTACCCTTATACCTGAAAAGTACAGTTATTTGAACGTTCCATctaaattacttaaaattgatgaaaatgaaGGTGTTGTATGTTTAAAACGAAGAGATTTATTCCTATTGTCAACAAGG TGTTATTGTTGTGCATTGTCCATTTCTCCACAATCTGCTTCTTTATGGCATGATTTAGCATCTTGTTATTTAACACAGTTACACACTGATCCATCAGTTGATCACAAAACTCTTGCGAGTAAATGTCTCGCTGTTAGCAAACACGCCGTTAAACTTTGTCCTTCGACGTGGCTACATTGGAATCTTTTGGGGGTCGTTTGTATGTCGCCATATGTAAGGAATTACGCATTAGCGCAACATGCTTATGTTATGGCGATCGACAGAGAATTAAACAATGCTGTAGTCTGGTGTAACTTGGGAACTTTATATCTGCATATAG GAGATTTGTATAAAGCAAACGAGGCTTATTCGCAAGCCCAGCGTgcagatccagcatatataaaCAGTTGGATAGGACAAGCTATAATTGCAGAAACGATGGGTAGGAAAGAAGCTATCGACTTATTTCGACATTCCACACAACTTGGATTTCACAAAGAAGCTTCATTGGGATATGCTCATTGGGTCCTTACTGTTCTTTTAAATACCGATATTGAAAAAGACActacatacaaatatataatagaaaacatGCATGCTGTATTTGTTGCTTCTGATGTCATGAATTGGTACTTAG aatattatccAGAAGATCATTATGCTCGAAATGCATATGGATTACTCTTAGAGAGACAAAAGCTCTATAGATCATCTGCAAAAGAATTTGCAGTTGCTATACATACAAATGCTGCCGACGAGAAGGACATGGCGTGCTTAAATTTAGGTCGTGTTTTAATACAACTGGATAagtattcagaagctataaaattgTTCCGGGCTATTAGAAAAGCTGATTATAATTCACAATGCCACTTAGCATTGGCTTTTTATAAAG cTGGGCGATATGAAGAATCATACAGTGCTTATGAAACAGCGCTTGATTCCTTTGCCAATTCTGAAACAGAAAAAGCGTATACATTGTGTGCAATGGCTGCTATAGCGTATACTTTCCAGGGAGTACACGATGCTAAAACGTTACTTTTTCAATGTATTCAAATTCAACCACCAGTTGTATCTAGTTATTTAGCAGCTGCATCATTGGGTATATTGCACGGAGACTTAAACTTAACTACattgattttaaatgaattaaaatcatATGAAAATGATCGTGATTATGGTCCTCATGTTGCAAATCTGACAGCATACTTTCATTTAATGACGAATAATGTCAAGGGTGCTGTTACTACACTTTCTAAAGCCATCTTCAAATATCCTG ATGATATAAGATATTGGATAAGATTACTAAGGCTTTTATTGGAAATTGATACACAGTCATTTAATGGATGTGCACAGAAAGCACTGTTCCTCAGCAAAAATGTTGTAAATACAAATGTTGTACATTTGGCTTGTGCatcatcatttaattattttgcaCAAACCTCATTATCAGACAGTATTAGATCCATACAGAAGGTTCTATTTGCATATCCAGATTGTATTGAAAGTTGGGCTACATTTATAGTAGCATGTCTACCTAG GTCTGCGAACAAGGATATTATCTGTAATGCTCAGTGGCTCTCAGAATTTATATCGATAACTCAAAAAACTTATAATTGTACGAGTAGTATGACTAAATGGTTAGAGGATagtcaaagaaaattaaaacaatacattgaactaaaagaattttcttga
- the Def2 gene encoding defensin 2, whose translation MKLYIVLCVFVIIGYISTVSSVPYAAYDGPTYELKRIQERDADPDDIMPDADLDDSLSRPRRVTCDVLSWQSKWFSFNHSACALRCLTQKRRGGRCQNGVCVCR comes from the exons ATGAAACTCTACATCGTTCTTTGCGTCTTTGTTATCATCGGCTACATCTCTACGGTCAGCAGCGTCCCGTACGCAGCCTACGATGGACCAACTTACGAATTAA AGCGCATACAGGAGCGTGACGCTGATCCCGATGACATTATGCCGGATGCCGATCTCGACGATTCACTCAGCCGACCACGCAGAGTAACCTGCGACGTTCTCTCGTGGCAATCAAAATGGTTTAGCTTTAATCATTCAGCTTGCGCTCTCAGGTGCCTGACTCAGAAACGTAGAGGTGGTAGGTGCCAAAATGGTGTCTGCGTTTGCAGATAG
- the LOC116435020 gene encoding uncharacterized protein LOC116435020, with protein MRRQSNSPSLNAGSSIGEPQIIVEESTLGEEEAEGRRNESPPRSLDPDLPSLNPDLLYPWRETRKHSLPTPQCTSGITASQVRRLSERGAEGSGPSPREAAFLATLSQAPAPQPGGRRHSVVTISKVPPSTLFGRNRRESIAAFPMGGARILPSRRDSKSGLSGPPSNSGSTHNLQLDIMDNIAEIKPRKVRLVMYKTSTEQVCEVQPLEGNSSSQRYTQYQKTSPLQRRSSDIPRAMSSSVSGTTGIVCSNTDLISILSSLASSATEINRCGEDVSGSQEESKGWSGKTTEQKRNRLKSFRSNSFDVLILQEAKEKLAESSKVAASTLMAPSNWFTKRHQPMSKKQKPESSFATSLNFKLDKPKVVKAVKETLGKTAAIGDLRHKVVWDDTSGTKVDAQVLGSAIEKILTAQKGSDSEASGSTGKPSVSPNKQKASSKVTSWFSGNAKEQEQNESCEQSICSSLKDLFVK; from the exons atGAGGAGGCAATCGAACAGCCCAAGCCTAAACGCAGGGAGTAGCATTGGCGAACCACAAATCATTGTGGAGGAAAGCACGCTAGGCGAAGAGGAAGCGGAAGGGCGTAGAAACGAGTCACCTCCGCGATCTCTCGATCCAGATTTGCCATCCTTGAATCCTGATCTATTGTACCCATGGAGGGAGACCAGGAAACACTCTTTGCCGACACCACAATGCACTTCCGGCATAACTGCGTCTCAG GTGAGGCGATTAAGCGAGCGCGGCGCCGAAGGGTCAGGACCATCGCCGAGGGAGGCCGCTTTCCTGGCGACTCTGTCTCAAGCGCCGGCTCCTCAACCCGGCGGCAGAAGACATTCGGTCGTAACGATTTCTAAAGTGCCGCCATCAACATTATTCGGCCGAAATCGCCGCGAATCTATCGCCGCATTTCCTATGGGGGGTGCCAGAATATTGCCCAGCCGGCGTGACTCGAAGTCTGGTTTATCAGGACCACCGAGCAACAGCGGGAGCACTCATAATCTTCAACTAGACATTATGGACAATATTGCGGAAATTAAACCGAGAAAG gTTCGTCTGGTAATGTACAAAACGTCGACGGAGCAGGTGTGCGAGGTTCAGCCGTTAGAAGGCAACAGTTCCTCGCAACGTTACACTCAGTACCAGAAGACGTCGCCTCTGCAAAGACGAAGCTCGGATATCCCGCGAGCCATGAGTTCGTCCGTTTCCGGGACAACAGGTATCGTCTGCTCGAACACCGATCTGATATCGATCCTGAGCTCGTTAGCGTCATCGGCAACGGAGATCAACCGGTGCGGGGAGGACGTGTCTGGCTCGCAGGAAGAGAGCAAGGGCTGGTCCGGGAAGACGACCGAGCAAAAGCGAAATCGATTAAAGAGTTTCCGCTCGAACAGCTTCGACGTGTTGATCCTACAGGAAGCCAAAGAGAAGCTCGCAGAGTCCTCGAAGGTGGCCGCGTCCACCCTCATGGCGCCCTCCAATTGGTTCACCAAGAGGCACCAGCCGATGTCGAAAAAACAGAAACCGGAGAGCTCATTCGCGACCAGCTTGAACTTTAAACTCGATAAACCGAAGGTTGTGAAAGCAGTGAAGGAGACGCTCGGTAAAACCGCGGCTATAGGGGACCTCAGACACAAAGTTGTCTGGGATGATACCAGCGGCACAAAAGTGGACGCACAG GTATTAGGTAGCGCGATTGAGAAAATACTAACAGCGCAAAAGGGAAGTGATTCAGAAGCGTCCGGATCAACCGGGAAACCATCGGTATCACCGAACAAACAAAAGGCTAGCAGCAAAGTAACCAGCTGGTTCTCTGGAAATGCGAAGGAACAAGAACAAAACGAATCCTGCGAGCAATCGATCTGTTCGTCGCTAAAAGATCTCTTCGTTAAGTAA